From the genome of Candidatus Ruthia magnifica str. Cm (Calyptogena magnifica):
TATTGCTTATGCAACACTAGTATTTGGCGTGCTTTTAGGCTTTGCCAGTTGGTTTAGTCATAGAAATAAAAATCAAAAAAGTACAATTAGTTGGGTAGATATTGGTTTTATCGGTATGGCGCAAACCTTAGCATTAATTCCAGGAACTTCTAGATCAGGAATAACAATCACGGCTTGTATGTTGGTGGGGCTATCTAGAAAATTATCAATACAATTTGCATTTTTATTATCCATTCCTGTGATTAGCCTGTCATTAATACTTATATTGATTGATTTGTATCATCAGGCGCAATTGGTGAATGTTAGTTTATTGGCCATGGGCTTCGTGGTTGCAGCAATTAGTGCTTATGTAACCATTGTTTTTTTTATCAAGTTAATAGATGCAGTTGGTATGATGCCATTTGTTATCTATAGATTAACTTTAGGCATATTTTTATTTTTTTTCATTTTATGAAAACATATCAATTTTAATTTAAATCTTTTTTATCCTTAACTTTTCCCCTTGTTGTTATTTAATTGGAACAATGTTACTATCCGAAAATATTGGGATTATTTAGAACGTCAGACGTTTACTGCACTTAATCAATAACTTGTTGAATTTCACTCAATATGGAATGATTTTTTTGGCAATACTCAGTGTTCTGGTTGCTGACTTTATTCCGCTATTTTTTATTGGTTTGTTTTTTACTTTAATGATGGTTTATTTAAAAATAAATACAAAATGATAGGGCTGATTGGCTTTATTATTTTGTTAGTTTCAATGTTGTTTATACGTGAGATAATGAATCTAATATGTGAAGTATACAAATTTAGGTAGAAAAACCCTATACTAGTTGCAAATTCAGCACTTTGTTTGTTTTTGATGATTCCTTAGTTTAGGTTTAAAATACATGTCTGAAAATAGCTTTACAGGAGACCATGCTGCGGTTTTATTTACTTGGCCTGGATATTATTTATTTTTTGTTCATAATCGATGGCGTTGGCTCATTTTTATTATTGTTCTGGTTTTTTCATGTTAAGGCCGATGGCCGGCGCTCACTGGTTTAGTGATATTATGGTTGGTGATATTGGTATTGCCACAACGACTTTAGCGTTTGTGCTATATATACGCTGCTACCTAACTATATTAATAAAACACTTGAAAGCATAGTCTCTAAATTTTTAATAAAATGAATAAACTGCAGCCTATTTATCGTAAAGACTATACACTTAGTGAGTATTTAATTCATACCACAGAACTTGAGTTTGATTTAACTGAAACGCAAACTATCGTTACTTCTAAGATTAGTTTTTATAAAAATCCGAAGTCCAATAAAAAAACTAATATTTTGTTTTTAGATGGTATCGACCTTGAGTTGATTTCTATTTTAGTTGATAAGGCCAAGCCTGATTATAAGTTGGTTGAACAAGGGCTTGAGATCAATAACCTTGCTGATGAGTTTATTTTAGAGATTAAAAATTGCATTCACCCAGAAAAAAATACTAGTCTTTATGGTCTATATCAATCTAATGGTAATTTTTGTACGCAATGCGAGGCACATGGTTTTAGACAAATTACCTATTATTTAGATAGACCTGATGTGTTAAGTGTGTTTACTACTCACATCAAAGCTGATAAACAAAAATATCTAGTACTGCTCAGTAATGGTAATTTAATCAAGCAAATAAATGGCAGTACAACTTGGCATGATCCTACGCCAAAGCCTTGTTATTTATTTGCTTTAGTGGTGGGTAATTTTGCACTCAAAGAGGATACTTACATCACATTATCAGGCAATGAAGTAACATTAAAGATTTATGTTCAAGCGCATAATATTAATAAAACCCAATTTGCTATGGCGGCACTAAAGCGTTCATTTGCTTGGGAAGAGAAACGCTTTGGACTTGAATACGATTTAGACATTTATATGATTGTAGCCGTTGATGATTTCAATATGGGTGCAATGGAAAATAAAGGGTTGAATATTTTTAATACTACTTACGTATTAGCTAGTATAGACACAGTAACGGATAAAGATTTTATTGATATTGAAGCAGTGATTGGTCATGAGTATTTCCATAATTGGACAGGAAATAGAGTTACTTGTAGAGATTGGTTTCAGCTTAGTTTAAAAGAAGGCTTAACAGTTTTTAGAGATCAAGAATTTACCTCAGATTTACATACACGTTCTATTAAACGTATTGAAGACGTGAATACTCTACGCACTTTGCAATTTGCAGAAGACATGAGTTCAATGCAGCATCTAGTCAGACCAGAGCATTATATCGAGATGAATAATTTTTACACCTTAACTGTTTATGAAAAAGGTGCAGAAATTATTCGCATGGTACATACATTTCTAGGTGAGGTTGGGTTTCAAAAAGGTATGCAATTATATTTTCAGCGATTTGATGGTGATGCCGTCACTATTGATGACTTTATTCAAAGTATGAGCGATGCTAATAATTTTGATTTTGATCAATTTATGTATTGGTATTCGCAATCTGGTACACCTGAAGTCAGCATTGTCTCTGATTATAATCACAATGATAAAACGTTTAAAGTTTTCATTAGACAGCATTCGCAATGTGATTATTTTTTTCCGCTTAGATTTGCACTACTTGATGATACTGGCACTAAACTTGAAAGTGGCATATTAACAGTTAAAGACAAGGAGCAAATATTTATTTTCAACAATATGGATGTAGAGCCAACACCCTCATGGTTGCGAGGTTTTAGTGCGCCCATTAAACTGAAATCTGATTTAACTTTCAAACAAAAAATATTTTTAGTTAGGCATGATTCTGATGCTTTTAATCAGTGGGATAATGCGCAGCAATTATGGCTGTCTTTAATCCTAATACCTTCAAGTATTAACCAAGATTTGTTTTTTGATGCCATTGAAAAAGTTCTAAAAAACACTTTCCTAGATGGTAGCTGTGTATCGCTTGTACAAGATAAATCCTTAATATGTGAAATTTTAACCCTACCATCTGAACAATTTTTACATCAGCAACAAGAGATTATTGACGTATTTGAGGTTCATGACAAGCGTGAAAAAGTAATTAATAAAATTATTGAGAGGTTTAAGTTATTGTTTAGCAAAATTTATTCAAAGCTTAACATTTATCAACCTTATGAGTTAACGCCTGAAGCTGTTGGAAATCGAGCATTAAAAAATATTTGCTTATATTATCTAGCAATCAGTGGTGAATTTGAGTTAGCCTTTGAGCAATTTAAATCAGCCAATTGTATGAATGATAAAATGGCGAGTTTAAAGGCG
Proteins encoded in this window:
- the pepN gene encoding aminopeptidase N, yielding MNKLQPIYRKDYTLSEYLIHTTELEFDLTETQTIVTSKISFYKNPKSNKKTNILFLDGIDLELISILVDKAKPDYKLVEQGLEINNLADEFILEIKNCIHPEKNTSLYGLYQSNGNFCTQCEAHGFRQITYYLDRPDVLSVFTTHIKADKQKYLVLLSNGNLIKQINGSTTWHDPTPKPCYLFALVVGNFALKEDTYITLSGNEVTLKIYVQAHNINKTQFAMAALKRSFAWEEKRFGLEYDLDIYMIVAVDDFNMGAMENKGLNIFNTTYVLASIDTVTDKDFIDIEAVIGHEYFHNWTGNRVTCRDWFQLSLKEGLTVFRDQEFTSDLHTRSIKRIEDVNTLRTLQFAEDMSSMQHLVRPEHYIEMNNFYTLTVYEKGAEIIRMVHTFLGEVGFQKGMQLYFQRFDGDAVTIDDFIQSMSDANNFDFDQFMYWYSQSGTPEVSIVSDYNHNDKTFKVFIRQHSQCDYFFPLRFALLDDTGTKLESGILTVKDKEQIFIFNNMDVEPTPSWLRGFSAPIKLKSDLTFKQKIFLVRHDSDAFNQWDNAQQLWLSLILIPSSINQDLFFDAIEKVLKNTFLDGSCVSLVQDKSLICEILTLPSEQFLHQQQEIIDVFEVHDKREKVINKIIERFKLLFSKIYSKLNIYQPYELTPEAVGNRALKNICLYYLAISGEFELAFEQFKSANCMNDKMASLKALIVSDNSYKNIALDGFYHEFKNDTQVMDKYFSIQSSASTANVESIKVLMQHKLFSFNTPNRLRSVIGSFSQNYVNFHNQQGYELLTNIIIKLNQSNPQIGAKLTSVYNHWQRFTPKLKALQKQQLEKILAIENLSNNIFEIIQAALK
- a CDS encoding undecaprenyl-diphosphate phosphatase, whose amino-acid sequence is MNIFQTIVLALVQGLSEFLPISSSAHLILVPELTNWTDQSLAFDVVVHMGTLSAVIFYYQAMIKCLFFDFYHSIIKRQTIGESKLAWGVLLGTIPVGLVGMIFRDSIATDLRSVEIIAYATLVFGVLLGFASWFSHRNKNQKSTISWVDIGFIGMAQTLALIPGTSRSGITITACMLVGLSRKLSIQFAFLLSIPVISLSLILILIDLYHQAQLVNVSLLAMGFVVAAISAYVTIVFFIKLIDAVGMMPFVIYRLTLGIFLFFFIL